One window of the Colias croceus chromosome 5, ilColCroc2.1 genome contains the following:
- the LOC123691573 gene encoding mucin-12-like isoform X2: MDPVGPWSAYASYNRLAGVQAGAASGDFHHHLASSGTGLGSQSVPSTTSQLLLQAAHTTASLAGQLGSSTASPFNPGGFLSPPAVSYDAVFSPLFHHANPKPAHYSSSLQHRQVIAQAQAAVASKQSSVESELSSLRENYSHQAIAAQGTSFFDQPSTPGSTAGLSWQGNNQLPSPFGILPHESVVPSSPSPATTKAGATYDNFNAHFAAAQTLNNHINSQIANAGQKPANRSGSPATASKQPVSSTSSTFYQSPSTYGNQSENSYSTSSSKSGISSQQDYAGSKSYSSSASSTAHSQQSCIVSTPTVTSSPTPPSKDYRSSSSNSSRPSASIYHSQSPKSASSEKPSRPSNTSSGFVSPTSKPPQVQTKAQSKVYPELSSEQRKSCDSIDKLQPQSSPISYSIMDAPGRLSFNNGNGSSKSSRIGNSPYSSSQNSSFRHYQSGNNVETEYHVRAKSSSSTDTGYSSSSSQNGPDCSIGAKRQSPLQAAPQTSPLGHRSSPAYPVYHSPMNSINSPQQHSEHYSKVSNPAPRSPLDASISRPPSQNSQVAYPSVITRALGIEQNKSYSESRYERNQSSTPNCWETDRQRKYTSSSSSNNTSNSISYSTLSESNTHNEKSSQSQNSSDRLGISEKHHYFDSNNVALQDLSSCRGDPMSIVKNLQSLQQSCQVQESKTSKNSTTVPNAIPAPKVTRRKSTEKPISHSNELSNAAVMADYLATRIPPPAHSSTSNQQQNGSFFDFERWNLPPPPPKMFPGTSAFGSQAPLHASNFANQHQALAMQHGHALTYFPPFHLGPHPDFQSSVELTPLSSFSETPPSASSSSFSTPETREEEQPKVVVPNIEEELGFLAEQRANSSSTVAPSSQQQNLNSTSQDTTSKIMEKKFNVPVTGPGSGFMASYLKFLQGERDTSPPPAGRGARKSTWSRTNTNSNTVNNKTYNPNDVTKSQCEANSTQQSANGAMAPTNALNTGMSLSNPVMSSTASMNATGLLGANQLHGAQANLLGSQAKGVELDDPRYYHLNKERKRKYDGTEDSAYEAEEEARRLNKPVLNVPSTPLNDKAKKGRATAMNKPTPSAAIAPQPAAPKKPRPPAPPPVASLQAAPQQQYYYQHQPDEGAHAVGLGYGVYGSTDNDANSNRKLHNIKSHQQISNTGQIDNTRPIEEMPYQSGEFVALKNELNEMWPAIWRVDGKTLLQKYEPFEENGKVLYRNISTYTVWNPENKKLYTQVQVKIRSQTHLETIVELVRSELQGDDCHFIEKRMLETQMYQENFEVYIQTLISHALDPNFLTEIFQEQDEYFLSNVKTVDEVTETMRSRVSCSAGGSGAAAGARALDAAVGTWPGLSVAAGAGACRACARPAVARLLLYGQPYNPATLEPVQPDARLAYEKEFLVCSACCGRVQLYSRISHQKYLMYSECSKRVAEKRLQNPNKDTTVILNELLADEPWLSQLFRDVRHSWAEAESWERKIRHVMSRQMI, translated from the exons ATGGATCCAGTAGGACCATGGTCAGCATATGCTTCTTACAATCGGCTAGCTGGTGTTCAGGCTGGTGCGGCAAGTGGAGATTTTCATCACCACCTGGCAAGCAGTGGTACGGGCCTAGGCAGTCAATCAGTGCCTTCAACCACGAGCCAATTGTTACTTCAAGCAGCTCACACCACTGCATCTCTTGCAGGACAATTAGGTTCATCAACTGCATCACCATTTAATCCTGGTGGCTTCCTGTCTCCCCCAGCCGTTAGTTATGATGCAGTGTTTTCACCATTATTTCATCATGCAAACCCTAAGCCGGCCCACTATAGTTCTTCTCTTCAACACCGGCAAGTCATAGCACAAGCCCAAGCTGCAGTGGCATCTAAACAATCTTCTGTAGAATCTGAACTTTCTTCATTAAGAGAAAATTACTCTCATCAAGCAATTGCTGCACAAGGAACCTCATTTTTTGACCAGCCTTCGACACCAGGCAGTACTGCAGGCTTAAGTTGGCAAGGCAATAATCAACTGCCAAGCCCTTTTGGAATTCTGCCCCATGAAAGTGTAGTGCCCTCGTCACCAAGTCCAGCAACGACAAAAGCAGGAGCTAcatatgataattttaatgctCATTTTGCAGCTGCTCAAACTCTAAATAACCACATTAATTCTCAAATTGCCAATGCTGGACAGAAACCAGCGAACAGATCGGGATCTCCAGCAACAGCATCAAAACAGCCAGTTTCTTCAACATCATCAACATTTTATCAATCCCCATCCACTTATGGAAATCAAAGTGAAAACTCATATAGTACAAGCAGTTCAAAAAGTGGAATTTCATCACAACAGGATTATGCGGGAAGTAAGTCTTATTCAAGTTCTGCAAGTTCCACTGCTCATTCTCAGCAGTCTTGTATTGTGTCAACTCCAACAGTAACTTCATCCCCAACCCCTCCCAGTAAAGACTATAGATCCTCATCCTCTAATTCAAGCAGACCCTCTGCATCTATTTATCATTCTCAATCACCGAAAAGTGCCAGTAGTGAAAAGCCTTCAAGACCATCAAATACTAGTAGTGGGTTTGTATCACCTACATCTAAGCCACCTCAGGTTCAGACTAAAGCTCAAAGCAAAGTTTACCCTGAACTCAGCAGTGAACAAAGAAAAAGTTGTGATTCAATTGATAAATTGCAGCCACAGTCATCTCCAATCAGTTATTCCATTATGGATGCACCTGGGCGGCTAAGTTTTAATAATGGTAATGGTAGTTCTAAGTCAAGTAGAATAGGTAACTCCCCATATTCTTCCTCACAGAATTCAAGTTTTAGGCATTATCAAAGTGGAAATAATGTTGAAACTGAATATCATGTTAGAGCCAAAAGCAGTTCAAGTACTGATACTGGATATTCTAGTAGTAGTTCTCAAAATGGACCTGATTGTAGTATAGGTGCTAAAAGACAAAGTCCTTTACAAGCAGCACCACAAACATCCCCATTAGGCCATAGGTCTAGTCCTGCATACCCAGTATATCACAGCCCTATGAATTCTATAAATTCACCTCAACAACATTCAGAACATTATAGTAAAGTTAGTAACCCTGCACCCCGTTCACCACTAGATGCATCTATTTCAAGACCCCCATCCCAAAATAGTCAAGTAGCCTACCCTTCAGTCATTACTAGAGCGTTAGGTATTGAACAAAATAAGTCGTACAGTGAAAGCCGTTATGAACGTAATCAAAGCTCTACACCTAACTGTTGGGAGACTGACAgacaaagaaaatataccaGTAGTAGTAGTAGCAATAATACCAGTAATTCAATTAGTTATAGTACATTATCCGAAAGTAATACTCATAATGAAAAGTCATCTCAATCTCAAAATTCTAGTGATAGGTTAGGTATAAGTGAAAAGCATCATTATTTTGATAGCAATAACGTAGCTTTACAGGATCTTTCCAGTTGTCGTGGTGATCCAATGAGTATAGTTAAGAATTTACAAAGTTTGCAACAAAGTTGTCAAGTACAAGAGTCtaaaacaagtaaaaattcaacaactgTGCCTAATGCTATCCCAGCACCTAAAGTTACCAGACGTAAGAGTACAGAAAAGCCTATTTCACATTCTAATGAGCTCTCAAATGCTGCAGTGATGGCTGACTATTTAGCTACTAGAATACCACCCCCTGCACATAGTTCTACAAGTAATCAACAACAGAATGGCAGCTTTTTTGATTTCGAACGGTGGAATCTCCCACCACCTCCCCCTAAAATGTTTCCTGGCACATCAGCTTTCGGTTCTCAAGCACCTCTACACGCCTCAAACTTTGCTAACCAACATCAAGCCCTTGCAATGCAGCATGGCCATGCATTAACATACTTCCCGCCCTTTCACTTAGGTCCGCATCCTGATTTCCAATCCTCTGTGGAGTTAACACCATTATCGTCATTTAGTGAAACTCCACCTTCGGCTTCCTCGTCATCATTTTCTACGCCTGAAACTCGTGAAGAGGAACAGCCTAAGGTGGTAGTACCCAATATAGAGGAAGAACTTGGTTTCCTTGCAGAACAACGAGCAAATTCTTCGTCGACGGTAGCACCCTCTTCACAGCAGCAGAACCTAAACAGTACCTCGCAAGACACTACTTCAAAaattatggaaaaaaaattcaatgttCCTGTCACGGGCCCGGGTTCAGGCTTCATGGcttcttatttaaaattcttacAAGGAGAACGCGACACGTCTCCTCCACCGGCCGGCCGAGGCGCTAGAAAGTCTACTTGGTCGAGAACAAACACCAACAGCAATACGGTCAATAACAAGACATACAATCCGAACGATGTCACAAAAAGCCAATGCGAAGCGAATTCAACACAGCAAAGTGCTAACGGCGCGATGGCTCCGACGAACGCTTTAAACACAGGTATGTCCCTAAGTAACCCTGTCATGAGTTCAACGGCGAGTATGAACGCGACAGGTCTGTTGGGTGCTAATCAGTTACACGGGGCGCAAGCTAATCTGCTAGGGTCGCAAGCGAAAGGCGTAGAATTGGACGACCCGAGATATTaccatttaaataaagaaCGAAAAAGAAAGTACGACGGCACGGAAGATTCCGCGTACGAGGCGGAAGAGGAGGCGCGAAGGCTGAACAAGCCCGTGCTGAACGTGCCGAGCACGCCGCTGAACGACAAGGCGAAGAAGGGGCGCGCGACGGCGATGAACAAGCCCACGCCGTCAGCGGCGATCGCGCCCCAGCCGGCCGCGCCCAAGAAGCCGCGcccgcccgcgccgccgcccGTGGCCTCGCTGCAGGCAGCGCCCcaacaacaatactattaccAACACCAACCCGACGAAG GTGCTCATGCAGTCGGTTTAGGATACGGAGTGTATGGATCGACGGACAATGACGCTAACTCGAACAGGAAATTGCATAACATTAAATCCCATCAGCAGATTTCTAACACGGGTCAAATCGACAATACGCGACCGATTGAAGAAATGCCTTATCAG TCTGGGGAGTTTGTTGCGTTAAAAAATGAGCTCAATGAAATGTGGCCAGCGATATGGAGAGTAGATGGTAAAACGTTATTACAGAAATACGAGCCTTTTGaagaaaatggaaaagttttaTATAGAAACATATCGAcg taTACAGTGTGGAATCcagaaaacaaaaaactatatacTCAAGTTCAAGTTAAAATACGTTCTCAAACTCATTTAGAAACAATAGTTGAATTAGTGAGAAGTGAATTGCAGGGTGATGACTGCCATTTCATAGAAAAAAGAATGTTAGAGACCCAAATGTATCAGGAAAATTTTGAAGTGTACATTCAAACGTTAATATCGCATGCCTTAGACCCGAATTTCTTAACAGAAATATTTCAAGAACAGG ACGAGTACTTCCTATCGAACGTGAAAACGGTAGACGAGGTGACGGAGACGATGCGTTCCCGCGTGTCGTGTAGCGCGGGTGGCAGCGGTGCCGCGGCGGGCGCGCGGGCACTGGACGCCGCCGTGGGCACGTGGCCGGGGCTCAGTGTGGCTGCGGGCGCGGGCGCGTGCAGGGCATGTGCACGCCCCGCTGTCGCGAGACTGCTGCTGTATGGCCAGCCGTACAACCCGGCCACGTTGGAACCCGTGCAGCCGGACGCGAGGCTCGCGTATGAGAAG gAATTCTTAGTTTGTTCTGCGTGTTGCGGTAGAGTACAATTGTATTCGAGGATATCACACCAGAAGTATCTCATGTACTCGGAGTGCAGTAAAAGGGTGGCGGAGAAACGGTTACAAAACCCTAATAAAGATACAACAGTTATATTAAATGAGCTATTAGCAGACGAGCCTTGGTTATCtcag TTATTCCGTGACGTACGACATTCCTGGGCGGAGGCGGAGTCATGGGAGAGAAAAATACGGCACGTGATGTCAAGACAAAtgatataa
- the LOC123691573 gene encoding uncharacterized protein LOC123691573 isoform X3 codes for MDPVGPWSAYASYNRLAGVQAGAASGDFHHHLASSGTGLGSQSVPSTTSQLLLQAAHTTASLAGQLGSSTASPFNPGGFLSPPAVSYDAVFSPLFHHANPKPAHYSSSLQHRQVIAQAQAAVASKQSSVESELSSLRENYSHQAIAAQGTSFFDQPSTPGSTAGLSWQGNNQLPSPFGILPHESVVPSSPSPATTKAGATYDNFNAHFAAAQTLNNHINSQIANAGQKPANRSGSPATASKQPVSSTSSTFYQSPSTYGNQSENSYSTSSSKSGISSQQDYAGKQRANSSSTVAPSSQQQNLNSTSQDTTSKIMEKKFNVPVTGPGSGFMASYLKFLQGERDTSPPPAGRGARKSTWSRTNTNSNTVNNKTYNPNDVTKSQCEANSTQQSANGAMAPTNALNTGMSLSNPVMSSTASMNATGLLGANQLHGAQANLLGSQAKGVELDDPRYYHLNKERKRKYDGTEDSAYEAEEEARRLNKPVLNVPSTPLNDKAKKGRATAMNKPTPSAAIAPQPAAPKKPRPPAPPPVASLQAAPQQQYYYQHQPDEVGAHAVGLGYGVYGSTDNDANSNRKLHNIKSHQQISNTGQIDNTRPIEEMPYQSGEFVALKNELNEMWPAIWRVDGKTLLQKYEPFEENGKVLYRNISTYTVWNPENKKLYTQVQVKIRSQTHLETIVELVRSELQGDDCHFIEKRMLETQMYQENFEVYIQTLISHALDPNFLTEIFQEQDEYFLSNVKTVDEVTETMRSRVSCSAGGSGAAAGARALDAAVGTWPGLSVAAGAGACRACARPAVARLLLYGQPYNPATLEPVQPDARLAYEKEFLVCSACCGRVQLYSRISHQKYLMYSECSKRVAEKRLQNPNKDTTVILNELLADEPWLSQLFRDVRHSWAEAESWERKIRHVMSRQMI; via the exons ATGGATCCAGTAGGACCATGGTCAGCATATGCTTCTTACAATCGGCTAGCTGGTGTTCAGGCTGGTGCGGCAAGTGGAGATTTTCATCACCACCTGGCAAGCAGTGGTACGGGCCTAGGCAGTCAATCAGTGCCTTCAACCACGAGCCAATTGTTACTTCAAGCAGCTCACACCACTGCATCTCTTGCAGGACAATTAGGTTCATCAACTGCATCACCATTTAATCCTGGTGGCTTCCTGTCTCCCCCAGCCGTTAGTTATGATGCAGTGTTTTCACCATTATTTCATCATGCAAACCCTAAGCCGGCCCACTATAGTTCTTCTCTTCAACACCGGCAAGTCATAGCACAAGCCCAAGCTGCAGTGGCATCTAAACAATCTTCTGTAGAATCTGAACTTTCTTCATTAAGAGAAAATTACTCTCATCAAGCAATTGCTGCACAAGGAACCTCATTTTTTGACCAGCCTTCGACACCAGGCAGTACTGCAGGCTTAAGTTGGCAAGGCAATAATCAACTGCCAAGCCCTTTTGGAATTCTGCCCCATGAAAGTGTAGTGCCCTCGTCACCAAGTCCAGCAACGACAAAAGCAGGAGCTAcatatgataattttaatgctCATTTTGCAGCTGCTCAAACTCTAAATAACCACATTAATTCTCAAATTGCCAATGCTGGACAGAAACCAGCGAACAGATCGGGATCTCCAGCAACAGCATCAAAACAGCCAGTTTCTTCAACATCATCAACATTTTATCAATCCCCATCCACTTATGGAAATCAAAGTGAAAACTCATATAGTACAAGCAGTTCAAAAAGTGGAATTTCATCACAACAGGATTATGCGGGAA AACAACGAGCAAATTCTTCGTCGACGGTAGCACCCTCTTCACAGCAGCAGAACCTAAACAGTACCTCGCAAGACACTACTTCAAAaattatggaaaaaaaattcaatgttCCTGTCACGGGCCCGGGTTCAGGCTTCATGGcttcttatttaaaattcttacAAGGAGAACGCGACACGTCTCCTCCACCGGCCGGCCGAGGCGCTAGAAAGTCTACTTGGTCGAGAACAAACACCAACAGCAATACGGTCAATAACAAGACATACAATCCGAACGATGTCACAAAAAGCCAATGCGAAGCGAATTCAACACAGCAAAGTGCTAACGGCGCGATGGCTCCGACGAACGCTTTAAACACAGGTATGTCCCTAAGTAACCCTGTCATGAGTTCAACGGCGAGTATGAACGCGACAGGTCTGTTGGGTGCTAATCAGTTACACGGGGCGCAAGCTAATCTGCTAGGGTCGCAAGCGAAAGGCGTAGAATTGGACGACCCGAGATATTaccatttaaataaagaaCGAAAAAGAAAGTACGACGGCACGGAAGATTCCGCGTACGAGGCGGAAGAGGAGGCGCGAAGGCTGAACAAGCCCGTGCTGAACGTGCCGAGCACGCCGCTGAACGACAAGGCGAAGAAGGGGCGCGCGACGGCGATGAACAAGCCCACGCCGTCAGCGGCGATCGCGCCCCAGCCGGCCGCGCCCAAGAAGCCGCGcccgcccgcgccgccgcccGTGGCCTCGCTGCAGGCAGCGCCCcaacaacaatactattaccAACACCAACCCGACGAAG TAGGTGCTCATGCAGTCGGTTTAGGATACGGAGTGTATGGATCGACGGACAATGACGCTAACTCGAACAGGAAATTGCATAACATTAAATCCCATCAGCAGATTTCTAACACGGGTCAAATCGACAATACGCGACCGATTGAAGAAATGCCTTATCAG TCTGGGGAGTTTGTTGCGTTAAAAAATGAGCTCAATGAAATGTGGCCAGCGATATGGAGAGTAGATGGTAAAACGTTATTACAGAAATACGAGCCTTTTGaagaaaatggaaaagttttaTATAGAAACATATCGAcg taTACAGTGTGGAATCcagaaaacaaaaaactatatacTCAAGTTCAAGTTAAAATACGTTCTCAAACTCATTTAGAAACAATAGTTGAATTAGTGAGAAGTGAATTGCAGGGTGATGACTGCCATTTCATAGAAAAAAGAATGTTAGAGACCCAAATGTATCAGGAAAATTTTGAAGTGTACATTCAAACGTTAATATCGCATGCCTTAGACCCGAATTTCTTAACAGAAATATTTCAAGAACAGG ACGAGTACTTCCTATCGAACGTGAAAACGGTAGACGAGGTGACGGAGACGATGCGTTCCCGCGTGTCGTGTAGCGCGGGTGGCAGCGGTGCCGCGGCGGGCGCGCGGGCACTGGACGCCGCCGTGGGCACGTGGCCGGGGCTCAGTGTGGCTGCGGGCGCGGGCGCGTGCAGGGCATGTGCACGCCCCGCTGTCGCGAGACTGCTGCTGTATGGCCAGCCGTACAACCCGGCCACGTTGGAACCCGTGCAGCCGGACGCGAGGCTCGCGTATGAGAAG gAATTCTTAGTTTGTTCTGCGTGTTGCGGTAGAGTACAATTGTATTCGAGGATATCACACCAGAAGTATCTCATGTACTCGGAGTGCAGTAAAAGGGTGGCGGAGAAACGGTTACAAAACCCTAATAAAGATACAACAGTTATATTAAATGAGCTATTAGCAGACGAGCCTTGGTTATCtcag TTATTCCGTGACGTACGACATTCCTGGGCGGAGGCGGAGTCATGGGAGAGAAAAATACGGCACGTGATGTCAAGACAAAtgatataa